Genomic window (Cryptococcus neoformans var. grubii H99 chromosome 9, complete sequence):
AATAgcaagatgatggagaaaaaggcgtAAAGGGATTTTGTCATACTAtttgaaggaaaagaaaggggaACTTTTCACGCGAGTCGGTAAGAGACGCTTTAGAATTATCACGGTAGATCGCAAAGGCCACCAGAGACTGAGGATGTGCAAAAAAGCGAGATTGATAAGGCAAAGCTCGCGATTCGCGATTCGCGAAACGGAGTCTCGGAGCCTCCGTCTTCGGCTTTGTCCGTTATAACTTCGTTCAAAATCACTTCGGATCAAGCCGTTGTTCCATGCTTACGTGATCTTATGCAATCTCACGCCAGGAAAACGCGATTGGCTGCCTTTGCAGTTCAGTTTGTGAGCTTGTTGGTTTGAGAGTCACGCTGCATAATTTCTTGCCGTGCTGTTCTATCATAATCCGATTCATGGTATCTAAAAGGAATAATGTGCTATCAGTTAACATCTCCGCAAGTCTATATAATGCATGAACCGGTACGTAAAGTATACAGTACTCATAATGAGAAAGTAGATTCGGGCGCGTACTCAAGACAATCCGCCCACCGGATGACCTTGAACAATAAAATCCTCACGGACACTGCAACATACCTACACTCGCCATTTAGCCCTgcgcctcctcccctccaTACGCATTACTCTTATGTTTCGGCACAAACGAAAACCCTTCATCCACCTTGCCCAAAAACATCTCTGAAATCTTCACCCAATCACCGGCAAACGGACTTGCCAAAAGCGTCTCCAGCTCGTTCCTACCCCTGTACGCTGGGGGTCGTTCATTGAGTTTGCCCGGGAGGCGTTCGAGGAGGCCGATGGGGATGTACCGATgttggaaggagagggcTTCGCATAGGAATCGACGGGTGGTATTAACACCTTGGGTGTCGGAACCCCAATGGGAGAGACCGAATTCGGCGAACTGTGAAGGTAGGCGTGGTTAGTTTGTATAACCCTATACAATGCTTCACGAAATGGGAAactttgaaagaagaaaaaaacacAGGAACCCACCTTTTTTATACCTTCCAACCTCTCCACCGCGGAAATATCccactctctcctctccttgaTCTCCGTAAAGATCCATGGTTTGATCAACGCTCCTCTCGCGACCATCACTCCATCCACGCCActcctctccatttcctcatAATAGGATGCGGCAGAAAAACAATCACCGTTTCCAAAGATGGGAACAGGGGGAAGGTTGGCGTCAGCAACGGACTCGCGGAGGGCGGTGACGCAGTTTTTGATGTATTCCCAGTCGGCAGGTTTGGAATAGCGTTGTTGGCGAGATCGACCGTGAATCtggagggggagaagggTTGTAATGTCAGTGTCGGGTCTCGGAGAGGCGTAtggggaggggaggggaaaggggaaaggaaaatgaCAACGGACTTACAGTCAAAGCGCCCGCTCCCCACTCAGTGACGAAACGAGGAATCAACTTGTGAGCATTTGGTTTTCCATGCGCAACACCAGTTCTCTATATGAGAATGTTACGTCAGTTATGCAAATCCATAAGCATGGACACGTCATATTGTGCAGGATGAGGTATTGGGGAGCAAGGGAGAAACGCACGAATTTGACAGTCAAAGGAACTTAAATTGAAGAAAAACGGATATGTCAGCCTATTCATTCAAATTACCAaaaaatggagaagaacgGAGGTAACTTACTATCGCCAAGGGCTCTGTTCATGCCTACCAACAGCTTACCCAACCGTCCAGGAGAGTCCATAACTGATCACCAAAAACGTAAGTTTTCTTGCAGCCTTTTTCACGAGGGCCAGAGAGAAAGGACTTACGGGCGCTACCCGCACCTTGGTTGAAGACCAAATCAATCGGACAACCCATATTAACATCCACAAAATCCACCCCACCGCCCTTCCCTATGGTATTCGCAATAACCTCCGCAGCGGGTACCATCCGGTTCGGGAACCCGCCGGCGACTTGAACACCAAACATCTTTTCACTCTCGTGTCGACGAACGAGAgcccattcttctttggcgCCGTAGACGAGGGGTTGGGCAAGAGCCATTTcggagatggtgatggtCGCGCCATAGTCAACGCAGAGGCGGCGGAATGGctaaaaaggaaagagtgTTAGCTcgggaggggaaggggcaggaaaaagaggaggggaaaagggggACTTACGAGATTGCCGACCGTGGTCAGAGGAGCGAGATATCGTCCACCTTCCCAattcaacctcctcttctcttccggCCTGAGAGGCACATCAATCGCTTCCGTTTCACCATAGACCCTACCCTTCTCATTTCTTTCGTTTTCTGTGGCATTCATAGCGCTCTCCTCATCGTCCCCAGCGAAGGGAACGGAGGTAGGTCCATttgcagcttcttcttcgtcaagaACAATGTTTTTACGTTTGGGTGGCTGTTGTTTGGTGGGTTTCTTGTTTTGGAGAGTAAAGGGTTTGTCGGGATCGACTTTTTTGAGATATGCTTCGGAAAAGGGGAATGATGCCTTTAATACTTCGTTAGAACAATCATTTGTGTTGACAATCAATCGTATGTCGGAGGGATATGTGAAGTGGAATGGGGAGGATTGGCAAAGTTGAACTTACAGTACTACGGCGAAGAGCGTTGAGGACTTCATGTTCAGGCCAATTTGTCTCCTTTTGCTTCCaccccttcttcacttcACTCTGTTCCCAGTGCTCGACTTGCCATTCTCCCATTCGCTTCTCAGGGCCcgcctctttttctttctcctccccgTCTACAGCGGCAGCCATATGCTTAACGTGCGCACCCAAGAACCGACATCGCCACCCAAAAGGACAGTACCCCAAATCCTTTAACACCGGGCAAACCGTCTCCAGATCAAGTGTCTTCCCCACTACATCCTCCCCGCCCACCATCCTTTCCCCTGCTACCACAAATGGCGTCTCATCGACCAAGGGCCAATCAGGACGGTAACTGATATCATTCGGCTTCACGTCAAAGTAACCTTCCCAGCTGTGAGCGTATCGGCAATCGCCTTTATCGGCGCGGTCGCAGATACCAGTCGTTTCCCAAGCACGACAGATACGGACAGAGGCTTCCCGGATGACAGGAAAGTGTCGACCCTTGTTTTGAccttttttgtcttttttgtCTTGCTTGTTGGGTTTACGCCGTTTGTTATCGGGTCTGTCGCGATCATCGCGAGAGTCACGTGAATCGGTACGACCTTCGGCGGCGTCGTCAGGGTGAATGTTGTTGAGCTCTGAGGCAGAGGCGGATTCGACGATAGGGGTGGTGTTGATTAGATATCTAAAGAATGAATTTTGCTTAGTTTGAGATACCGGCTGAGACAAGATTCGACGTACTCGGCTTTGATGGGGGCCTGACCAGAAAACGTTGGCCTTGCGTTGACGGAAGTCTCTGGGCGAGGTGTGGCTGCGGGGTCGTCTGTCATGGTGTATACAGCATAGGAAAAGACAGTACTCGATGGCAAAAATGTTTCCGTACGTGCGGGCAACTGGCGCAACTTTTGGGTGGAGGCACAGCTGCAGTTACGTAAGCAAATTGCCGTTTGCGTTTGCGGAGTCAGGTGCCACGCAACGTCCCTCGCTGCACTTTGCTCTCTTGACTCTCCACCTGTTTCCACCCATTTCATCCCCCACaatccatctcttttctctcggtctccatcttctctaGCACCTTTCACGATGGGCTGTACGTatgccttctttccctgtGTGTCGTGTCCTCTTTCGCCCGCTGACAGCGCATCCTCTTATCAGTCCGTTTCCTTGAGCTCGTCCGACCCTTCATGAGCATCCTCCCAGAGGTCACTGCTCCGGAAAAGAAGGTACGCGTCTTTCAACCATCCTATCCCATCCCTGCTCTCTGCTCACAAAATTGACGCGTTCATAGGTCATTTTCAACCACAAGATCGCCTGGACAGCCGTCACCCTCCTGATCTTCCTCGTCTGTTCACAAGTTCCGCTCTACGGCATCATGTCCTCCGACTCCTCCGACCCTCTTTACTGGCTTCGTGCTATCCTCGCTTCCAACAGGGGTACCTTGATGGAGCTCGGTATCACTCCTATCGTTACTTCTGGCATGATCATGCAGCTCCTCGCGGGTGCTCAGTTGATTGATGTCGACTTTAGCCTCAAGGACGACCGTGCCTTGTTCGGTGCTGCCCAAAAGTGTAAGCACCTTGCGTTTTTCCTAACCAGTTCAACAACTAACGTGGCATAGTGTTTGCCATGGTTATCGCCCTTGGTCAGGGTACCGTTTATGTACTGACAGGTCTTTACGgttccccctcctctctcgGCGCAGGTGTCTgtcttctccttatccttcAGCTCGTTTCTGCCTctctcatcgtcatcctcctcgatgAACTCCTCACCAAGGGCTACGGTCTTGGTTCCGGTATCTCTCTTTTCATCGCCACCAACATTTGCGAGTCTATTGTTTGGAAAGCCTTTTCTCCCAACACTGTCAACACTGGTCGTGGACCCGAATTCGAAGGTGCCATCAtcgccctcttccatctcttgtTCACTTGGAACGACAAGACTCGCGCCCTCAAGGAAGCCTTCTACCGCGACCGTCTTCCGAACATTATGAACCTCCTCGCGACCGTTGCTGTCTTTGCAGCCGTGATTTACCTCCAAGGTTTCCGAATCGAGATCCCCATCAAGAGCTCCAAGATGAGAGGCCAGAGGGGCACTTATCCCGTCAAGCTTTTCTACACTTCCAACATGCCTATCATGCTCCAGAGCGCTTTAACCAGTAACGTCTTCCTCGTTAGTCAGATGCTTGCCAGTCGATTCCCTGAGAACTTGCTCGTCCGTCTTTTGGGCGTTTGGGAGGTACGTTTActtttttgttcttgttgTGGTTCGTGTACGATTCGAACTAACCATCCGAACAAATTAGCCCATGGAGAACAACCCTACTCAACTGGGCGCCGTCTCCGGTATCGCCTACTACATGTCCGCCCCTCACTCACTCACCTCTGCCCTTAAGGACCCCTTCCACACCGTCATCTACATCGCCTTCATCGTCACCGCGTGTGCTCTCTTCTCTAAGACCTGGATTGAAGTCTCCGGCTCCGGTCCTCGAGATGTGGCCAAGCAGTTGAAGGACCAGAATATGACTCTTGCGGGGCACAGGGATGCGTCTATTTACAAGGAATTGAAGAGGATCATCCCAACTGCTGCGGCGTTTGGAGGTGCGACACTTGGCTTGCTGAGTGTGGTGGCGGATATGATGGGTGCTTTGGGAAGTGGAACTGGTATTTTGATGGCCACTACTATTATCTACGGATGTGAGACTTGATTTTTTTCATCGCTTACTTTTTTGTTCTTGCCGGCTTGCTGACGAAGCGTTTTCTACGTAGACTTTGAGTTGGGTATCAAGGAGAACTCTGGTATCGATGCCACTGGTCTCGGTGACCTTCGTGAGTATTTCTGCCCACCTCCCCCCCTCGGACCGAACTTACTCCACCCATAGTCTTCTAAATCATCCACTCTCAATTTCGACTCCAGTTCCTTTGGATTTCCCGTTTTTGGAAACAACGTCTTTCATTCTCCCAGTTTAATCTAGCTTTCTGATCCAGCGCTGTTTTTGAGAATGGTATTTCTGAGGGTTAGGAGGTGATGCGTGTATAAGGTGTGTTGGTGGAGAGTGAAGGGGGCTGTAGAGAGGGAGTATGccgaaaaggaagggaacgatgaaaaagaaaacataCAAGATCTttagaggaggagaaggaggggaaggagcCTGCAGGGGAGAAGAtaagaaaaggaggagaaactAGTTTGCGAAAGGGGGAGGAGCGAGGTGAATTCAGCATATGATTTTCCTTTTGACTAAAAAAACGTTACACCTTTCGCTTA
Coding sequences:
- a CDS encoding tRNA-dihydrouridine synthase 3, translated to MTDDPAATPRPETSVNARPTFSGQAPIKAEYLINTTPIVESASASELNNIHPDDAAEGRTDSRDSRDDRDRPDNKRRKPNKQDKKDKKGQNKGRHFPVIREASVRICRAWETTGICDRADKGDCRYAHSWEGYFDVKPNDISYRPDWPLVDETPFVVAGERMVGGEDVVGKTLDLETVCPVLKDLGYCPFGWRCRFLGAHVKHMAAAVDGEEKEKEAGPEKRMGEWQVEHWEQSEVKKGWKQKETNWPEHEVLNALRRSTASFPFSEAYLKKVDPDKPFTLQNKKPTKQQPPKRKNIVLDEEEAANGPTSVPFAGDDEESAMNATENERNEKGRVYGETEAIDVPLRPEEKRRLNWEGGRYLAPLTTVGNLPFRRLCVDYGATITISEMALAQPLVYGAKEEWALVRRHESEKMFGVQVAGGFPNRMVPAAEVIANTIGKGGGVDFVDVNMGCPIDLVFNQGAGSALMDSPGRLGKLLVGMNRALGDIPLTVKFRTGVAHGKPNAHKLIPRFVTEWGAGALTIHGRSRQQRYSKPADWEYIKNCVTALRESVADANLPPVPIFGNGDCFSAASYYEEMERSGVDGVMVARGALIKPWIFTEIKERREWDISAVERLEGIKKFAEFGLSHWGSDTQGVNTTRRFLCEALSFQHRYIPIGLLERLPGKLNERPPAYRGRNELETLLASPFAGDWVKISEMFLGKVDEGFSFVPKHKSNAYGGEEAQG
- a CDS encoding protein transporter SEC61 subunit alpha, yielding MGFRFLELVRPFMSILPEVTAPEKKVIFNHKIAWTAVTLLIFLVCSQVPLYGIMSSDSSDPLYWLRAILASNRGTLMELGITPIVTSGMIMQLLAGAQLIDVDFSLKDDRALFGAAQKLFAMVIALGQGTVYVLTGLYGSPSSLGAGVCLLLILQLVSASLIVILLDELLTKGYGLGSGISLFIATNICESIVWKAFSPNTVNTGRGPEFEGAIIALFHLLFTWNDKTRALKEAFYRDRLPNIMNLLATVAVFAAVIYLQGFRIEIPIKSSKMRGQRGTYPVKLFYTSNMPIMLQSALTSNVFLVSQMLASRFPENLLVRLLGVWEPMENNPTQLGAVSGIAYYMSAPHSLTSALKDPFHTVIYIAFIVTACALFSKTWIEVSGSGPRDVAKQLKDQNMTLAGHRDASIYKELKRIIPTAAAFGGATLGLLSVVADMMGALGSGTGILMATTIIYGYFELGIKENSGIDATGLGDLLF